From Pseudanabaena sp. PCC 6802, one genomic window encodes:
- a CDS encoding formylglycine-generating enzyme family protein, whose translation MTTNKVLSIYCEIAPRVAYSFREALAGLVDAIPLEMVKIPGGTFVMGAPPTEDRSSNSEHPQHEVTVRSFFMGKYPVTQAQYQAVMGKNPSHFKENGANCPVENVSWNAAKEFCAKLSELTGKNYRLPSEAEWEYACRAGTTTPFYFGETITPELVNYGGNYPYGEAPKGESRQQTTAVGIFSPNAFGLYDMHGNVWEWCEDNWHENYQGAPTDGRAWVDRKKSTNHVSRGGSWSNNAYFCRSAYRINSYADFDLKYYVGFRVVVSSR comes from the coding sequence ATGACAACTAATAAAGTCCTGAGTATTTATTGTGAGATCGCACCAAGGGTAGCCTATAGCTTCCGCGAAGCATTGGCAGGACTGGTCGATGCCATCCCTCTAGAGATGGTAAAAATTCCAGGCGGTACCTTTGTCATGGGGGCACCGCCAACCGAAGATAGAAGCAGTAATAGCGAACACCCGCAGCACGAAGTCACCGTGCGATCGTTTTTTATGGGTAAATACCCCGTGACCCAGGCGCAGTACCAAGCAGTGATGGGCAAGAATCCATCGCATTTTAAGGAAAATGGAGCCAACTGTCCCGTTGAAAACGTTTCTTGGAATGCTGCCAAAGAGTTTTGCGCTAAGCTGTCAGAGCTGACGGGAAAGAACTATCGATTGCCCAGCGAAGCCGAGTGGGAATATGCTTGCCGAGCAGGTACGACGACACCTTTCTACTTTGGCGAAACCATCACTCCCGAACTGGTCAATTACGGTGGCAACTACCCCTATGGTGAGGCACCCAAAGGCGAGTCTCGACAGCAGACAACAGCAGTAGGAATTTTTTCACCCAATGCCTTTGGGTTGTACGACATGCACGGCAACGTATGGGAATGGTGCGAAGATAACTGGCACGAAAATTATCAAGGCGCTCCAACGGATGGGAGAGCGTGGGTAGATCGCAAAAAATCAACAAATCATGTTAGTCGCGGCGGTTCGTGGAGCAACAATGCCTACTTCTGCCGTTCGGCTTACCGCATCAACTCCTATGCGGACTTCGACCTCAAATACTACGTCGGTTTTCGAGTAGTAGTCTCCTCTCGCTGA
- a CDS encoding YcjF family protein: MFNSGAWRHPGLFLLFVISVMAIAASTLTNLLSDWQVIGGAVVLCSMWLLVKNRQLPQPSDRSAPQTPVDRHSLQRDLQKANQLIAKIGDLSDRQVLEKQAEQIANNLAQNQFRIAVFGMGSTGKTAVINALMGRKVGNIAATVGTTPATEIYDYGNEHREDRGNSKSALLGKKTRQISLIDTPGIQEMGGNGQVREAEALHVARTSDLLVFVTSGDLSATEYQALTNLCRVGKRTILAFNKTDSYLPKDREAIITNLRHHAQELVLAEDIVAIAAQPAPIKVRQYGDMEPDRFREWLEPIAPEIAPLKQRIEAILSGEWEELLIANTHQQIQALLEETQAKLKQLRHAKAEKIVMRFQAIAATTVFANPLPGLDLVANTAINVQMLIELSRLYERSFSVKQAQKAAAVIAQSFVQMGCVELATTAIANCLKTNAITYAIGGSVQALSAAYLIRVGGLSFVDYLDTLEESSTQKDMANTLSTLRELCQKNFSNAQSAQFLTSFVGSAVKQINHGLHIAASSS, encoded by the coding sequence ATGTTCAATTCTGGCGCTTGGCGACATCCCGGTCTATTTTTGCTCTTTGTTATTTCTGTAATGGCGATCGCAGCTAGTACGCTTACCAACTTACTTAGTGATTGGCAGGTAATTGGCGGTGCTGTGGTTTTATGTAGTATGTGGCTCCTGGTGAAAAATAGGCAACTGCCACAGCCGAGCGATCGCAGCGCTCCTCAAACCCCAGTCGATCGCCATAGCCTGCAACGAGATTTGCAAAAGGCGAACCAACTCATTGCTAAGATCGGCGATCTATCGGATCGCCAGGTGCTGGAGAAACAAGCCGAACAAATTGCTAATAATCTTGCTCAAAATCAATTTCGGATTGCTGTATTCGGTATGGGTTCGACTGGCAAAACCGCTGTAATCAATGCTTTGATGGGTCGCAAGGTTGGCAACATCGCCGCTACAGTGGGAACCACACCCGCTACAGAAATCTATGATTATGGTAACGAGCATAGAGAAGATCGAGGTAACTCCAAATCTGCACTGCTCGGTAAAAAGACAAGACAAATCTCGCTGATCGATACACCCGGCATTCAGGAGATGGGAGGAAACGGTCAGGTACGCGAGGCAGAGGCGCTGCATGTAGCCCGTACGTCCGACTTACTTGTATTTGTTACCAGTGGCGATCTAAGCGCTACGGAATATCAGGCATTAACTAACCTCTGCCGCGTTGGCAAGCGCACTATTCTAGCTTTCAATAAAACCGACTCCTATTTACCTAAAGATCGCGAAGCAATTATTACTAATCTGAGACACCACGCCCAAGAACTGGTATTAGCAGAAGATATCGTGGCGATCGCGGCACAGCCCGCCCCCATCAAAGTCAGACAATACGGCGATATGGAGCCAGATCGCTTTAGAGAATGGCTGGAGCCAATCGCACCCGAGATCGCGCCCTTAAAGCAGCGGATTGAGGCGATCCTGTCAGGGGAATGGGAGGAGTTGCTGATTGCCAATACCCATCAGCAAATTCAGGCATTATTGGAGGAAACTCAAGCCAAGCTGAAGCAACTCCGCCATGCCAAAGCTGAGAAAATCGTGATGCGGTTCCAGGCGATCGCGGCGACGACAGTATTTGCTAACCCTTTACCTGGGTTAGATTTGGTGGCAAATACTGCAATTAACGTGCAAATGTTAATCGAACTCAGCCGCCTGTACGAACGGTCATTTAGCGTGAAACAAGCCCAAAAAGCAGCAGCAGTAATCGCGCAGTCTTTCGTGCAAATGGGTTGTGTAGAACTGGCAACCACGGCGATCGCGAACTGCCTTAAAACTAATGCAATTACCTACGCGATCGGGGGATCGGTGCAGGCGCTTAGTGCCGCGTATCTGATCCGGGTCGGCGGTCTCAGCTTTGTAGATTATCTGGATACTTTAGAGGAATCCTCAACCCAAAAGGACATGGCAAATACGCTGAGCACCCTACGCGAGCTATGTCAAAAGAACTTTAGCAACGCGCAGAGCGCTCAATTTCTGACGAGTTTTGTGGGTAGTGCAGTTAAGCAAATTAACCACGGCCTACATATCGCCGCCTCTAGCAGCTAG
- a CDS encoding CHAT domain-containing protein — MSAFKNLPEIQQAVLEAKHDASSAIAETEEPQVFDLFDLEDIYIKKTPSTQDGAFLYVSEDDSGYWLKGGNQQFTMESRILRSSGSKYDLSLDGFIKNSPNPNGKTIIDWMKEISFNKILLELRRWLNQIRKEFKNCYLIVYDTTSVEILWEMIDLTPDDEETNYAGAVIRIARWKEIIKGDSFIFLEPQEIAAGGEITAYLNNAELPTLDEEDELKKLKAKIYLHSQISEFCDRLKCKTTPVNLAYIAAHGYYEDIAFGCSEYKVSRLDLLKESLSAILNGKGIVFMNACHTAQAQPNEIVPGTYRYDFIDLFFNKGANGVIGTVSAVGTDTAKRIGCQFLQKCQDREVPPVAEVLRQIRADAVNRWKQDNNHGALVYAFMYVYYGNPLAVLRLTPPQPGGQA, encoded by the coding sequence ATGAGCGCCTTCAAGAACCTGCCAGAAATACAGCAAGCAGTTCTGGAGGCCAAGCATGACGCTTCCTCTGCGATCGCGGAAACAGAAGAACCTCAAGTTTTCGATCTATTCGATCTAGAGGATATTTACATCAAAAAAACGCCATCCACCCAGGATGGAGCATTTCTCTACGTTAGTGAGGATGACAGCGGTTATTGGTTAAAAGGTGGAAACCAACAATTTACGATGGAGTCGCGAATTTTAAGAAGCTCTGGCTCAAAATATGATTTGTCACTTGATGGCTTTATCAAAAATTCCCCGAATCCCAACGGGAAAACCATCATAGATTGGATGAAAGAGATTTCGTTTAACAAAATTTTGTTAGAGTTAAGAAGGTGGCTGAATCAGATTCGTAAAGAGTTTAAGAATTGCTATCTGATCGTTTACGATACGACATCGGTAGAAATCCTGTGGGAAATGATCGATTTGACCCCGGATGATGAGGAAACGAACTATGCAGGTGCTGTTATTCGCATTGCTCGATGGAAAGAAATAATCAAGGGAGATAGCTTTATCTTCTTGGAACCTCAAGAAATTGCCGCTGGCGGAGAAATCACTGCTTACCTCAACAATGCCGAACTACCCACACTAGATGAAGAGGATGAACTCAAAAAATTAAAAGCCAAGATTTATCTACATTCGCAAATTTCGGAGTTTTGCGATCGCTTGAAATGCAAAACTACTCCTGTTAATCTCGCATATATTGCAGCGCATGGATATTATGAAGATATTGCGTTTGGCTGCAGCGAGTATAAAGTATCTAGATTGGATTTATTGAAAGAGAGCTTGTCAGCCATCCTCAATGGTAAGGGAATTGTATTTATGAATGCATGTCACACTGCACAAGCTCAACCAAACGAGATCGTTCCTGGAACATATCGATATGATTTCATTGACTTATTTTTTAATAAAGGTGCAAATGGGGTAATTGGTACTGTTTCGGCTGTGGGAACAGATACCGCTAAAAGGATCGGCTGCCAATTTTTGCAAAAGTGTCAGGACCGAGAGGTGCCACCCGTAGCCGAAGTGTTACGACAAATTCGCGCTGATGCGGTAAACCGTTGGAAGCAAGATAACAATCATGGTGCACTTGTCTATGCTTTTATGTACGTCTACTACGGCAACCCTTTAGCCGTATTGCGTCTAACCCCACCGCAACCAGGAGGGCAAGCATGA
- a CDS encoding formylglycine-generating enzyme family protein, whose product MTAATETIQIQPVISYPKTAKVGELYRVEVDVQMPEGNVAWPYEEEEFVLTCVVDGGRFFRVKTVGNPSIALHRFGGTYGAAKFLLEAVQSEQDANITVLVVNEWGVPLIARSLPVAFEDIPPGDPIGGITPKAGDKWKFFEPWEPEAPIDPVFLENLPLLAALFSYHEIKHPEGRHIADELRVEIDKAFNQYGGLAYPPANIIQTCQLCPISESLDLSFAKNRTWKQIDRELQQDRPVAIWRPVEIASPLCFVKKLDSNSYLVCDRTGILSETSLEEANKEFFGREGLSALFIRSLDAAIVPVVRVGWYDPDALMLEEFSFPVVTYTKGGERKERAGSARMFREQIGNLELQMVEIPSGKFFMGSPEGEGNSDEHPQHEVTVRSFLMGKYPVTQAQYQAVMGKNPSHFGGNGANRPVERVSWHDAKEFCAQLSELTGKNYRLPSEAEWEYACRATTKTEYYFGDSESNLGDFAWYYSNSNGKTQPVGETLPNAFGLYDMHGNVWEWCEDNWHENYQGAPTDGRAWVDRKKSTNRVRRGGSWSLNAFYCRSAFRNYYYADFVSNYDGFRVVVSSR is encoded by the coding sequence ATGACTGCCGCAACCGAAACGATCCAGATCCAACCAGTAATTTCTTATCCGAAAACGGCTAAGGTTGGCGAGTTATATCGCGTAGAAGTGGACGTGCAAATGCCTGAGGGCAACGTGGCATGGCCCTATGAAGAGGAAGAATTTGTCCTCACCTGCGTTGTCGATGGGGGCAGGTTCTTTCGCGTCAAAACCGTTGGCAATCCCTCCATAGCATTGCATCGGTTTGGCGGCACCTACGGGGCGGCTAAGTTTTTGCTCGAAGCCGTGCAGTCAGAACAAGATGCAAATATTACTGTACTGGTGGTGAATGAATGGGGCGTTCCGCTGATCGCTCGCAGCCTGCCAGTAGCGTTTGAAGATATCCCGCCAGGCGATCCTATTGGTGGAATTACCCCTAAAGCTGGAGATAAGTGGAAATTTTTTGAGCCTTGGGAGCCGGAAGCCCCAATCGATCCAGTATTTTTAGAAAACTTACCTTTGCTAGCAGCCTTATTCTCATATCACGAGATTAAGCACCCTGAAGGCAGGCATATTGCCGATGAACTGCGAGTAGAAATCGACAAAGCTTTTAATCAATATGGTGGGCTTGCCTACCCTCCAGCAAATATAATTCAAACCTGCCAGCTTTGCCCTATCAGCGAAAGTTTAGACCTCTCATTTGCGAAAAATCGCACCTGGAAGCAAATAGATCGCGAGCTTCAACAAGATCGCCCCGTAGCGATTTGGAGACCAGTAGAAATAGCCAGCCCCCTTTGCTTCGTGAAGAAGCTCGACTCGAACTCTTATTTAGTCTGCGATCGGACTGGCATTCTTTCTGAAACATCGCTAGAAGAAGCGAATAAAGAATTTTTTGGAAGAGAAGGCTTGTCCGCTCTTTTTATCCGTAGCCTCGATGCCGCGATCGTGCCCGTAGTGCGAGTGGGATGGTACGACCCTGACGCGCTGATGTTGGAGGAGTTTTCGTTCCCGGTGGTGACTTATACAAAAGGCGGAGAGCGCAAAGAGCGTGCTGGTAGCGCCCGCATGTTTCGAGAGCAGATTGGCAATTTAGAACTACAAATGGTAGAAATCCCCAGTGGTAAGTTTTTCATGGGCTCACCAGAAGGCGAAGGGAATAGCGACGAGCACCCGCAGCACGAAGTTACAGTGCGATCGTTTCTTATGGGTAAATACCCCGTAACCCAGGCGCAGTACCAAGCGGTGATGGGCAAGAATCCATCGCATTTCGGGGGGAATGGAGCCAACCGCCCCGTTGAAAGGGTTTCTTGGCACGATGCCAAAGAGTTTTGCGCTCAGCTATCGGAGCTGACGGGCAAGAACTACCGACTGCCCAGCGAAGCCGAGTGGGAATATGCTTGCCGCGCGACTACAAAGACAGAATACTACTTTGGCGACAGCGAATCGAATTTGGGTGATTTCGCGTGGTATTACTCCAATTCGAATGGCAAAACTCAGCCAGTCGGGGAGACACTGCCCAATGCCTTTGGATTATACGACATGCACGGTAACGTGTGGGAATGGTGCGAAGATAACTGGCACGAAAATTATCAAGGCGCTCCGACGGATGGGAGAGCGTGGGTAGATCGCAAAAAATCAACAAATCGTGTTAGGCGCGGCGGTTCGTGGAGCCTCAATGCCTTCTACTGCCGTTCGGCTTTCCGCAACTACTACTATGCGGACTTCGTCAGCAACTACGACGGTTTTCGAGTAGTAGTCTCCTCTCGCTGA
- the psb30 gene encoding photosystem II reaction center protein Ycf12/Psb30, with protein MDFLSGITDFFSAINFELIFQLICLALIVLSGPVVIFLLAARGGDM; from the coding sequence ATGGATTTTCTTAGCGGTATTACAGATTTTTTTTCTGCCATTAATTTTGAACTTATCTTCCAACTGATCTGCCTGGCGCTAATCGTTCTGTCCGGCCCAGTTGTAATTTTCCTGCTAGCTGCTAGAGGCGGCGATATGTAG
- a CDS encoding ATP-binding protein produces the protein MTATKILIVEDELLTAMSLADDLEAMGYEIVDTVTSGEEAIQIANDCQPDLILMDINLAGSIDGIDTALEIRQHLNIPVIFLTSYNSNETVKRAQQTGSFGYLLKPFKVKEVSTSIEIALSKYQEELSLRQALASAKQYSEQQLQSLAIAAHEFRTPLSVIQLSTDMLKDGGDKLAPDKKSKHFERIQRSIDSISQMIKDVLTVGKVESGELVCNPSPLDLDRFCAELVSVCQIHASKLHQVTYQIQYPDEAAKITPNLDPDLLLAILSNLLTNAIKYSPQGGEVNLSVTCKSNNVTFEVQDCGIGIPTEYYPKIFERFVRAENANKIKGTGLGLSIVKNLVDLHKGEIKFDSRVSEGTKFTVTLPYLL, from the coding sequence ATGACAGCAACAAAAATTCTAATTGTAGAAGATGAACTGTTGACTGCTATGAGTCTGGCAGACGATCTCGAAGCTATGGGATATGAAATTGTTGACACTGTTACGTCTGGAGAAGAAGCTATTCAGATCGCAAACGATTGTCAACCGGACTTAATTTTAATGGATATTAATCTTGCGGGTTCAATTGATGGTATTGATACTGCCCTAGAGATTCGCCAGCATCTGAATATTCCCGTCATATTTCTGACATCCTATAATAGCAATGAAACAGTGAAAAGAGCTCAGCAAACAGGCTCCTTTGGCTATTTACTCAAACCATTTAAAGTAAAAGAAGTTAGCACATCTATAGAAATAGCTCTCAGCAAGTACCAGGAGGAGTTATCGCTGCGTCAAGCTTTGGCAAGTGCTAAACAATATAGCGAGCAGCAACTGCAATCGCTGGCGATCGCTGCCCATGAATTCCGTACACCTCTCAGTGTTATCCAGCTATCGACTGACATGCTTAAAGATGGTGGAGATAAGCTAGCACCTGATAAAAAATCCAAACATTTTGAACGCATACAGCGATCGATCGATTCCATCTCACAAATGATTAAGGATGTCTTAACTGTGGGGAAAGTAGAGTCAGGAGAACTCGTCTGCAATCCATCCCCTCTAGATTTAGATAGATTTTGTGCCGAGTTAGTTTCAGTCTGCCAAATTCATGCCAGTAAACTGCACCAAGTTACCTATCAGATTCAATATCCTGATGAGGCCGCGAAAATTACCCCTAATTTAGATCCAGATTTACTATTAGCTATTCTCTCTAACCTACTGACAAATGCGATCAAATATTCCCCGCAGGGTGGAGAGGTTAATTTATCTGTTACTTGTAAAAGCAATAACGTTACTTTTGAAGTACAGGATTGCGGCATAGGTATTCCCACTGAGTATTATCCAAAAATCTTTGAGCGCTTTGTGCGAGCTGAGAATGCCAACAAAATTAAAGGTACTGGACTGGGACTAAGTATTGTTAAGAATCTCGTCGATCTGCATAAGGGTGAAATAAAATTTGACAGCAGAGTCAGCGAAGGTACAAAATTTACCGTAACCTTACCATACTTGCTGTGA
- the avd gene encoding diversity-generating retroelement protein Avd — protein MTKATSELPIVQKTYDLIKWYVPILNRLPRQHRYQLGDRTIATLYELLEGLIRARYAREKLDLLELLNARLDVLRHQTRLLFEFELLKLERYEHAGKLLTEIGSELGGWRKQQQHKARAKA, from the coding sequence GTGACAAAAGCGACAAGCGAACTGCCAATCGTCCAAAAAACTTACGACCTCATCAAATGGTACGTACCGATTCTCAATCGTCTACCACGACAGCATCGCTATCAACTGGGAGATCGCACGATCGCAACGCTCTACGAACTGCTGGAAGGACTTATCCGCGCCCGCTATGCCCGCGAAAAGCTCGACCTGTTAGAGTTGCTAAATGCCCGTCTAGATGTTTTGCGCCACCAAACGCGCTTGTTATTTGAATTTGAGTTGCTGAAATTGGAGCGTTACGAACACGCTGGCAAACTTTTGACTGAGATCGGTAGCGAACTGGGTGGGTGGAGAAAACAGCAACAGCACAAAGCTAGAGCCAAAGCATGA
- a CDS encoding (2Fe-2S) ferredoxin domain-containing protein has translation MDALNYQHEDLSCLEQAIAPALMCEDAQIARQVFVCQNRTCRKDGSERILAALKAQSPANVEVIACGCLGLCGAGPMILVTPENMYYWRVRKSEVPVLIEQHLIGGKPVKSMLHPRLHLDRFA, from the coding sequence GTGGATGCATTAAATTACCAGCACGAAGATTTATCCTGTCTGGAACAGGCGATCGCGCCAGCACTAATGTGCGAAGATGCTCAAATTGCGCGTCAGGTGTTTGTCTGTCAAAATCGCACCTGTCGTAAGGACGGCTCCGAGCGTATATTGGCGGCATTAAAAGCCCAATCGCCTGCAAATGTGGAGGTAATCGCCTGCGGTTGCCTCGGCCTGTGCGGTGCGGGGCCGATGATACTGGTTACGCCGGAGAATATGTATTACTGGCGAGTCAGGAAGAGCGAGGTACCAGTTTTGATCGAGCAGCATTTAATTGGTGGCAAACCCGTTAAAAGTATGTTACATCCCAGATTACACCTAGATCGGTTTGCTTGA
- the petG gene encoding cytochrome b6-f complex subunit V — MVEPILVGICLGLIFITLAGLFFAAYKQYRRSPMM; from the coding sequence GTGGTTGAACCAATTCTGGTAGGCATTTGTCTCGGTCTTATTTTTATTACACTGGCAGGGTTGTTCTTTGCAGCCTATAAGCAATATCGTCGTTCACCGATGATGTAG
- a CDS encoding RNA-directed DNA polymerase has product MKRHGNLWAEIVSFANLLDAANKARKRKRYRDNVLDFHYNLELELVTLQKELVAKTYRPGEYRTFQIFVPRPRFVSAAPYRDRVVHHALCNVVAPILDRALIDDTYANRTGKGTHRALRRLTKFARSSRYVLQCDIKKYFPSIDRNILKELLQNKIKCADTLWLIEAIIDASNPQETVLDYFPGDDLLAPSLHPKGLPIGNLTSQLFANFYLSGCDRFIKEALSCRKYVRYVDDFALFADDCEYLVDARHQIEDFLCTLRLKLHPVKTQIFETHIGVSFLGFCTLSDRIRVRSDNLQRGRRRQRKMKKGMARGVISIEQMQRSQQSWRSHLAHGDTWRLCQKLFAPHNGDPDSQSGTIATELYPNHDN; this is encoded by the coding sequence ATGAAGCGTCATGGCAACCTCTGGGCTGAGATTGTGTCTTTTGCTAACCTGCTCGATGCTGCCAACAAAGCCAGGAAGCGCAAGCGTTATCGTGATAACGTCCTGGATTTTCACTACAATCTGGAATTAGAACTGGTGACGTTGCAGAAAGAGTTAGTTGCCAAAACCTACCGACCGGGAGAATATCGTACGTTCCAGATTTTTGTGCCCAGGCCACGCTTTGTTTCGGCAGCACCTTATCGCGATCGCGTCGTCCATCACGCTTTATGCAATGTTGTCGCCCCGATCCTCGATCGCGCCCTGATAGATGATACCTATGCTAACCGTACGGGGAAAGGCACCCACCGCGCTCTACGACGATTGACGAAATTTGCCCGCTCCAGCCGCTACGTCTTGCAGTGCGATATCAAAAAATACTTTCCCAGCATCGATCGCAATATACTCAAAGAACTGCTACAAAACAAAATCAAGTGTGCAGATACCCTCTGGCTGATTGAGGCAATTATTGATGCCAGTAATCCCCAAGAGACAGTGCTGGACTATTTCCCCGGTGATGACCTACTTGCTCCTAGCCTCCATCCTAAAGGTCTGCCGATCGGCAACCTTACAAGCCAGCTTTTTGCTAACTTCTACCTATCTGGTTGCGATCGCTTTATCAAAGAAGCCCTCAGTTGTCGCAAATACGTGCGCTATGTCGATGATTTTGCTCTTTTTGCCGACGATTGCGAGTATTTAGTCGATGCCCGCCATCAGATTGAGGACTTCCTGTGTACCCTGCGGCTTAAACTTCATCCCGTCAAAACACAAATCTTTGAAACTCATATTGGTGTTAGCTTTTTAGGTTTTTGCACCTTGAGCGATCGCATTCGCGTGCGGAGCGACAACCTGCAACGCGGACGGCGGCGGCAGCGGAAAATGAAAAAAGGAATGGCGCGAGGGGTTATCTCTATCGAACAAATGCAGCGATCGCAACAGAGCTGGCGATCGCACCTTGCCCACGGAGACACTTGGAGATTGTGTCAGAAGCTGTTTGCTCCGCATAACGGCGATCCGGATAGTCAGAGCGGTACAATCGCAACAGAACTATATCCTAATCATGACAACTAA
- a CDS encoding DUF1517 domain-containing protein — MAFSAIDLADLSQVSNRFGHLSGNQGNFVPSASSRYAYAKSSGGRTGGGSFRRSSPSSPSRSTTPSRSNDTNSRPDNSRSFDSNRDRGGGTTVVPVIINNGQSRPSTNTGSGLTSTSSSGGDAFLGFIIIIVALMVIGGIGWWIFYLIKQSTSSNNFTGGFSQGEVGNDTVTVTKLQVALLAQARELQSRLSEIALEVDTNTPEGLHWLMQESVIALLRTPENWTHALSSSQATKTEAAEKIFNQISVAERSKFSVESLVNVRGVNRKQTPIAVDPEKEPAAYIVVTMIIGTEHDKPLFGQIRSEADLKAALEAIAAIPPSHLLVFELLWSPQAETDSLTYDELLTEYSDIVQI; from the coding sequence TTGGCATTTTCAGCGATCGATTTAGCAGATTTGAGTCAAGTCTCTAATCGGTTTGGGCATTTATCAGGCAATCAAGGCAATTTCGTTCCGAGTGCTTCCAGCCGCTATGCCTATGCCAAAAGTAGTGGCGGGCGCACCGGCGGTGGGTCGTTTCGGCGATCGTCACCATCATCGCCATCGCGCTCCACTACGCCCAGTCGCTCTAATGACACGAACTCGCGCCCAGATAACAGCAGATCCTTTGACAGCAATCGCGATCGCGGTGGTGGCACGACTGTAGTACCAGTAATTATTAACAACGGTCAATCCCGCCCCAGTACTAATACTGGCTCTGGTCTCACCTCCACCAGTTCCTCTGGTGGGGATGCATTCTTAGGCTTCATCATCATTATCGTCGCGCTCATGGTCATAGGTGGCATTGGTTGGTGGATTTTTTACCTGATCAAGCAATCTACTAGCAGTAATAATTTCACTGGTGGTTTCTCCCAGGGCGAGGTGGGCAACGACACTGTCACCGTCACCAAGCTACAGGTGGCTTTACTGGCACAGGCTCGCGAACTTCAGTCCAGATTATCCGAGATCGCCTTAGAGGTCGATACGAATACACCAGAAGGACTGCACTGGTTGATGCAAGAGTCGGTAATAGCGTTGCTGCGTACCCCAGAAAATTGGACGCACGCGCTGTCTAGCTCGCAGGCAACTAAAACAGAAGCAGCCGAGAAAATTTTCAACCAAATTTCGGTAGCCGAGCGCAGCAAATTTAGCGTTGAGAGTTTGGTAAACGTACGCGGTGTCAATCGCAAGCAAACCCCGATCGCCGTCGATCCGGAAAAAGAGCCTGCGGCATACATCGTCGTGACCATGATTATTGGGACGGAACACGACAAGCCTCTATTCGGTCAAATCAGATCGGAAGCGGATCTCAAAGCGGCATTGGAAGCGATCGCGGCAATTCCACCCAGCCATCTCCTGGTATTTGAGTTACTATGGAGTCCGCAGGCCGAAACCGATAGCCTCACCTACGACGAGCTACTAACAGAATATTCAGATATAGTGCAGATTTAG